One genomic region from Synechococcales cyanobacterium T60_A2020_003 encodes:
- a CDS encoding 50S ribosomal protein L11 methyltransferase, with protein MANSWWEIQILCDPALEDTVFWRLERFGCQGMSSEAKDYLNLVKAYMPQIKVNSLDLAALSLWIKQDAICVGCAPPTTQWHLIDEEDWASSWKQYWTPQEVGDRFLVNPAWMPMPEDSDRTVIRLDPGTAFGTGTHPTTQLCLEALEMRLGSLDDNPDEEPITVADIGCGSGILSIGAVLLGAEKVYAVDIDPLAVKATMSNRELNQVPSDRLIVREGSLMQLIEMLESPVDGFLCNILAEVIIDLVPMLSAIAKPTTWGVFSGILIDQAKPVADTLEQHGWIVATLWRRQDWCCLNVRRS; from the coding sequence TTGGCAAATAGCTGGTGGGAAATTCAGATTTTGTGTGATCCAGCGCTGGAAGACACCGTGTTCTGGCGTTTGGAGCGATTTGGCTGTCAGGGTATGTCCAGCGAAGCCAAGGACTACCTGAACTTAGTCAAAGCCTACATGCCCCAGATCAAAGTCAACTCGCTCGACTTAGCGGCGCTGTCGCTCTGGATTAAGCAGGATGCGATCTGCGTGGGCTGCGCCCCACCCACCACCCAATGGCACTTAATTGACGAAGAAGACTGGGCCAGTAGCTGGAAACAATACTGGACACCGCAAGAGGTGGGCGATCGCTTCCTGGTCAACCCCGCTTGGATGCCCATGCCCGAAGATAGCGATCGCACCGTGATCCGTCTTGATCCCGGCACTGCCTTTGGTACAGGCACCCACCCCACCACCCAGCTTTGTTTAGAAGCCCTGGAAATGCGCCTAGGGTCGTTAGACGATAATCCCGATGAGGAGCCGATCACCGTTGCCGACATTGGCTGTGGCTCTGGCATTCTCTCCATTGGTGCGGTATTGCTGGGAGCCGAAAAAGTCTATGCCGTCGATATCGATCCCTTGGCGGTAAAGGCCACCATGAGTAATCGTGAACTGAATCAAGTGCCGAGCGATCGCCTGATTGTGCGTGAGGGTAGCCTGATGCAGTTGATTGAAATGCTGGAATCTCCGGTGGATGGCTTCCTCTGCAACATTCTGGCCGAGGTGATTATTGACCTAGTGCCGATGCTGTCGGCGATCGCCAAACCGACGACTTGGGGTGTGTTTAGCGGCATTTTGATTGACCAAGCCAAACCTGTTGCCGATACCCTAGAGCAGCATGGCTGGATCGTAGCAACCCTGTGGCGGCGGCAAGATTGGTGTTGTTTGAACGTGCGCCGCTCCTAA
- a CDS encoding TIGR04376 family protein: MSVFDDFSQFLETRLEEFMRENPHLELMAMEDQLYQQQQEIVNLLATLRLKEKRLQDEIMATAQEVQRWHERIEKAKKAERWDLAKPAEEREAALLREGNEKWTEMEATKQKIRQSLELQVQIQKRLEEVKAKVAEVQRTRTSQSAEQTWKTTGWTQSSTYGRPTSADPLEQAFRKWETDDELEELKRKMGQ; the protein is encoded by the coding sequence ATGAGTGTTTTCGATGATTTTAGTCAGTTTTTGGAAACGCGGCTGGAGGAGTTCATGCGGGAGAATCCTCATCTAGAGTTGATGGCGATGGAAGATCAGCTTTACCAACAGCAGCAAGAAATTGTGAACCTGCTGGCAACGCTGCGCCTCAAGGAAAAACGGTTGCAGGATGAAATTATGGCAACGGCTCAAGAGGTGCAGCGCTGGCATGAGCGGATTGAGAAAGCTAAGAAAGCAGAACGTTGGGATTTAGCGAAACCTGCGGAGGAACGAGAAGCGGCATTGCTCCGCGAGGGCAATGAGAAATGGACGGAAATGGAGGCTACAAAACAGAAGATTCGGCAATCTCTAGAACTGCAAGTCCAGATCCAGAAACGGCTTGAGGAAGTGAAAGCGAAGGTTGCCGAAGTGCAGAGAACCCGAACAAGTCAGTCGGCAGAGCAAACCTGGAAGACGACGGGATGGACGCAATCCTCAACCTACGGTCGGCCAACCTCGGCGGATCCCTTGGAACAAGCCTTCCGCAAGTGGGAAACGGACGATGAGCTAGAGGAACTGAAGCGCAAAATGGGGCAGTGA
- a CDS encoding glycoside hydrolase family 15 protein translates to MTPATAHLDRYYDDIKAVILSRQHPVTGLLPASTAVNLHGDYTDAWVRDNVYSILAVWGLAIAYRKLDDHSGRAYELEHAVVKLMRGLLFAMMRQAPKVEAFKVTQDPLDALHAKYDTGTADVVVDDDKWGHLQLDATSLFLLMLAQMTASGLKIIFTLDEVNFVQNLTYYIGRAYRTPDYGIWERGNKINHGDPELNASSVGMAKAALEALNKMNLFGVWGGQSSVLHILPDEIARTRITLESILPRESGSKEVDAALLSVIGFPAFAVEDLALVKRTRENIVTKLEGRYGCKRFLRDGHQTVIEDSNRLHYEPFELKQFEHIECEWPLFFTYLLLDALFRGDRDQARLYHQKLETLLVDDNGRKLLPELYYVPEESIEAERATPKSQKRLPNENVPLVWAQSLFYLGSMILDGLLDLGDLDPLGRHLRANASIRQQPLVQIALLAEDELLQATLSTYGIATQVPWQVEPIQIRSASELAKVYEQIGRSDALGLTGRPPRRLRSLTTSRIFYIEGKTIAFLPSFLDLQQFYLTLDYHFLVAQIESELAYIYRHWHDLGRPTMTLLLTRAMFDAGSVKMEQSPLLALLKNMRDGECNGTPVRLGPLQQLMLTAGTERIDNVHGFTFTEAPMQSAACPTRRLNVDPANMVPLSGYQEFLLEQETDVKGLCDRLRQSTNLYEQTELLETLVELEGLEFDTGWGDPGQPVLIADLLNEVYTRAGEEQLWSIIRRAAGLLNKVDIGLTDAVNEILVQQKQITVGKAFSQASLIERPMPHNDILAKIHEFCGEDVRDRALTQEILIYLSLLIKTEPSLFKGLLTLRVSYLILLLTSELALELQVTQDEAYEALMQLSPFDIKMRLRQVLAGYASMNKTLLRQESLAVRQSAQQMRWSPFTEEEGIPEPTTGSWRRQRQLDGAINRVPPNFYPRVWQVLQHCQGVVIGDKLERRNRLESELILAEMTPGEKNFALRVEHLLNKIQAPEYRQANIEALMALAGISDRNPEFQIESYIVLDVLIGHAVRIAWLAKHPEHGDRYDEYKSQAWHSFYETSPPECARHIAEALKYLIELHDTTEPGELADLNAIAP, encoded by the coding sequence ATGACCCCTGCTACCGCTCATCTGGATCGCTACTACGACGATATTAAAGCAGTCATCCTCTCGCGCCAGCATCCCGTTACTGGACTGTTGCCTGCCAGTACTGCCGTCAATCTCCACGGCGACTACACCGATGCCTGGGTGCGGGACAATGTATACAGCATTCTGGCCGTCTGGGGATTGGCGATCGCCTATCGCAAACTAGATGATCACAGTGGCCGCGCCTATGAGCTAGAGCACGCGGTGGTGAAGCTGATGCGGGGGCTGTTGTTCGCCATGATGCGGCAAGCGCCCAAGGTGGAAGCCTTTAAAGTCACCCAAGATCCCTTAGACGCGCTCCACGCCAAGTACGATACCGGAACTGCTGACGTTGTGGTGGATGACGACAAGTGGGGACATCTACAACTCGATGCCACGTCGCTATTCCTGCTGATGCTGGCGCAGATGACCGCATCGGGCTTGAAAATCATCTTCACCCTAGATGAAGTCAATTTTGTTCAAAACCTGACCTACTACATCGGTCGCGCCTACCGCACCCCGGACTATGGCATCTGGGAACGAGGCAACAAGATTAATCACGGGGATCCAGAACTGAATGCTAGTTCGGTTGGGATGGCAAAGGCCGCATTGGAAGCCCTGAACAAGATGAACCTGTTTGGCGTGTGGGGTGGTCAGTCTTCGGTACTCCATATCTTGCCGGATGAAATTGCCCGGACGCGGATTACCTTAGAGTCGATCCTTCCCCGTGAGTCCGGCTCCAAGGAAGTGGATGCGGCCTTGCTCAGCGTGATTGGATTTCCCGCCTTTGCCGTCGAAGATCTGGCTTTGGTGAAGCGTACCCGTGAAAACATCGTGACTAAACTGGAGGGACGCTACGGCTGCAAGCGCTTTTTGCGGGACGGTCATCAAACGGTGATTGAGGACAGCAACCGTCTTCACTACGAGCCGTTTGAACTGAAACAGTTTGAGCATATTGAGTGCGAATGGCCGCTATTTTTCACCTATCTGTTACTCGATGCCCTCTTTCGGGGCGATCGCGACCAGGCGCGTCTTTACCATCAAAAATTGGAAACGCTTCTCGTTGACGATAACGGACGAAAGCTCTTGCCCGAACTGTACTACGTTCCAGAAGAGAGCATCGAGGCTGAACGGGCTACCCCCAAAAGTCAGAAGCGCCTGCCCAATGAAAACGTGCCGCTGGTGTGGGCACAGAGTTTGTTCTACCTGGGCAGCATGATCCTAGACGGACTCCTGGACTTGGGCGATCTCGATCCCCTAGGCCGCCACCTCCGCGCTAATGCCTCCATTCGCCAACAGCCCCTTGTCCAGATTGCCCTACTCGCCGAGGATGAGTTGTTGCAAGCCACCCTCAGCACCTACGGCATTGCCACCCAAGTCCCCTGGCAGGTGGAGCCGATTCAGATCCGGTCTGCGAGTGAACTGGCTAAGGTGTATGAGCAGATTGGGCGCAGCGATGCCCTAGGACTGACTGGACGCCCTCCTCGCCGCTTGCGAAGCCTGACCACCTCCCGCATTTTTTACATCGAAGGCAAAACGATCGCCTTTTTACCCTCGTTCCTAGACTTGCAGCAGTTCTACCTCACCCTGGACTATCACTTCCTGGTGGCGCAAATCGAGAGCGAACTGGCCTACATCTACCGCCATTGGCATGATCTGGGGCGACCCACGATGACGCTGCTGCTGACCCGCGCTATGTTTGATGCCGGGTCGGTGAAGATGGAGCAATCGCCACTCCTTGCCCTGCTGAAAAACATGCGCGATGGCGAGTGCAACGGAACCCCTGTGCGCTTAGGGCCGTTGCAACAACTGATGCTCACCGCTGGAACCGAGCGCATCGATAACGTTCACGGCTTCACCTTTACCGAAGCCCCGATGCAAAGTGCGGCCTGTCCGACCCGGCGCTTAAACGTTGATCCGGCCAACATGGTTCCCCTGTCGGGCTATCAAGAGTTTTTGCTGGAACAGGAAACGGATGTAAAAGGACTGTGCGATCGCCTGCGCCAGTCTACCAACCTATACGAACAAACCGAATTACTAGAAACTCTGGTGGAACTGGAGGGATTGGAGTTTGACACGGGCTGGGGTGACCCCGGACAGCCCGTTTTGATAGCGGATTTGTTGAATGAGGTGTACACCCGTGCGGGCGAAGAGCAGTTGTGGAGTATTATCCGCCGCGCGGCAGGATTGCTGAATAAGGTGGATATTGGACTGACGGATGCGGTCAATGAAATTTTGGTGCAGCAAAAGCAGATCACCGTGGGTAAGGCATTTAGTCAGGCGTCCCTGATCGAGCGCCCCATGCCCCACAACGACATTTTGGCTAAAATTCACGAATTTTGCGGTGAAGATGTGCGCGATCGCGCCTTGACCCAAGAAATTCTCATTTACTTAAGTTTGCTGATTAAAACCGAGCCGTCTTTATTCAAGGGACTTCTGACCCTGCGCGTGAGCTATCTCATCTTGCTACTCACCAGTGAACTCGCGTTGGAACTTCAGGTCACCCAGGACGAAGCCTACGAAGCCCTGATGCAGCTCAGTCCCTTTGATATCAAAATGCGACTGCGGCAGGTCTTAGCGGGATACGCCTCGATGAATAAAACCCTGCTGCGCCAGGAGTCCCTTGCCGTCCGTCAATCTGCCCAGCAAATGCGGTGGTCACCCTTCACAGAAGAGGAGGGTATCCCGGAACCCACTACCGGAAGCTGGCGACGGCAGCGACAGTTGGACGGGGCGATTAACCGTGTGCCTCCCAACTTTTATCCGCGCGTGTGGCAAGTGTTGCAGCACTGTCAGGGCGTGGTGATTGGCGACAAGCTAGAACGTCGTAACCGTCTCGAAAGTGAACTGATCCTGGCGGAAATGACCCCTGGGGAAAAGAACTTTGCCCTGCGCGTAGAGCATTTGCTGAACAAAATCCAGGCTCCGGAGTATCGGCAGGCCAATATTGAAGCCCTGATGGCATTAGCAGGAATTAGCGATCGCAATCCGGAGTTTCAGATCGAGAGCTACATTGTGCTGGATGTGTTGATTGGTCACGCGGTTCGGATCGCTTGGTTAGCGAAGCATCCAGAGCATGGCGATCGCTACGACGAGTACAAATCCCAGGCGTGGCATTCGTTTTATGAAACCTCGCCACCGGAGTGTGCCCGTCATATTGCTGAAGCGTTGAAGTACCTGATCGAACTGCACGACACCACCGAACCAGGGGAACTCGCAGATCTAAACGCGATCGCCCCTTAG
- a CDS encoding transposase, giving the protein MRFLGLGFEDAVPDATTVWLFWQRLLAQGLVEVLFEQFDGYLIGAGYQANQGWLTDKSFLVGWVKQRGTQL; this is encoded by the coding sequence ATGCGGTTTCTGGGTTTGGGCTTTGAGGACGCTGTGCCAGACGCTACAACAGTCTGGCTATTCTGGCAACGACTGTTAGCGCAAGGCTTGGTCGAAGTGCTGTTTGAGCAGTTTGATGGCTACCTGATTGGTGCAGGCTACCAAGCCAATCAGGGCTGGTTGACTGACAAATCTTTTTTAGTAGGTTGGGTGAAACAACGTGGAACCCAACTCTAG
- a CDS encoding 2-isopropylmalate synthase: MNTQNQPDRILIFDTTLRDGEQSPGATLNVDEKLTIARQLARLGVDIIEAGFPFASPGDFEAVQKIARQVGTEDGPTICGLARATRQDIQTAAEALKPAAKGRIHTFIATSDIHLQYKLRKTRAEVLAIAEEMVAYAKTFVDDVEFSPEDAGRSDPEFMYQVLERAIAAGATTINIPDTVGYTTPAEFGALIRGIKENVPNVDQAIISVHGHNDLGLAVANFLEAIKNGARQLECTINGIGERAGNAALEELVMALHVRRQYFNPFLGRPVESEAPLTNIDTRQIYKTSRLVSNLTGMFVQPNKAIVGANAFAHESGIHQDGVLKHKLTYEIMDAQLIGLTDNQIVLGKHSGRNAFRTRLKELGFDLADQDLNRAFLRFKEMADKKKEITDWDLEAIVNDEIQQAPELFRLEHVQVSCGDHSKPTATVTVITPEGEELTDAAIGTGPVDAVYKAINRVVDVPNQLIEYSVKSVTEGIDAIGEVTIRLRHEDRIFSGHAANTDVIVASAHAYMHALNRLYAVLQQGRSVHPQHPVEASA; this comes from the coding sequence ATGAATACTCAGAATCAGCCTGACCGCATCCTGATCTTCGATACCACCCTTCGTGATGGCGAACAGTCGCCTGGTGCTACGCTAAACGTCGATGAGAAGCTAACGATCGCGCGTCAACTGGCTCGACTGGGTGTTGACATTATTGAAGCTGGATTCCCGTTTGCCAGCCCTGGAGATTTTGAGGCGGTTCAAAAAATTGCGCGTCAGGTCGGCACGGAAGACGGGCCGACGATTTGCGGATTAGCACGGGCCACGCGTCAGGATATCCAAACGGCGGCGGAAGCGTTGAAACCTGCGGCGAAAGGTCGGATTCATACGTTTATTGCGACGTCGGATATTCACCTCCAGTACAAGTTGCGGAAGACTCGTGCTGAGGTGTTGGCGATCGCGGAAGAGATGGTGGCCTATGCCAAGACCTTTGTAGATGACGTGGAGTTTTCGCCGGAAGATGCGGGACGCTCTGACCCAGAGTTTATGTATCAGGTGTTGGAACGGGCGATCGCCGCTGGTGCAACCACGATTAATATTCCCGATACGGTGGGCTATACCACTCCGGCTGAGTTTGGCGCGTTGATTCGCGGCATTAAGGAAAACGTGCCCAATGTAGATCAGGCGATTATTTCGGTGCATGGTCATAATGACTTGGGCTTGGCGGTGGCGAACTTCTTGGAAGCGATCAAGAACGGGGCACGTCAGCTTGAATGCACGATTAACGGTATTGGCGAACGGGCTGGCAATGCGGCGTTGGAAGAGTTGGTGATGGCGTTGCATGTGCGTCGTCAGTATTTCAATCCGTTTTTGGGTCGTCCGGTGGAGTCGGAAGCGCCGCTCACCAATATTGATACGCGCCAGATTTATAAGACGTCGCGGTTGGTGTCGAACCTGACGGGTATGTTTGTCCAGCCGAATAAGGCGATCGTGGGTGCGAATGCGTTTGCCCATGAGTCGGGTATCCACCAGGATGGGGTGCTGAAGCACAAGCTGACCTACGAGATTATGGATGCCCAGTTGATTGGGTTGACGGATAACCAGATTGTGTTGGGTAAGCACTCGGGTCGGAATGCGTTCCGTACCCGCCTGAAGGAGTTGGGGTTTGACCTGGCGGATCAGGATTTGAATCGGGCGTTTCTCCGGTTTAAGGAGATGGCGGATAAGAAGAAGGAGATTACCGATTGGGATCTGGAGGCGATCGTTAACGACGAGATTCAGCAGGCTCCGGAACTGTTCCGCTTGGAGCATGTGCAGGTGTCCTGTGGGGATCATTCGAAGCCAACGGCTACGGTGACGGTGATCACGCCTGAAGGTGAAGAGTTAACGGATGCGGCGATCGGTACTGGCCCGGTGGATGCGGTGTATAAGGCGATCAATCGGGTGGTAGATGTGCCGAATCAGTTGATTGAGTATTCGGTGAAGTCGGTGACGGAAGGGATTGATGCGATCGGTGAGGTGACGATTCGCTTGCGCCATGAGGATCGGATCTTTTCGGGTCATGCGGCGAATACGGATGTGATTGTGGCGTCTGCCCATGCGTATATGCATGCGTTGAATCGTCTGTATGCGGTGTTGCAGCAGGGGCGCTCGGTGCATCCGCAGCATCCGGTGGAGGCGTCTGCCTGA
- a CDS encoding NYN domain-containing protein — MVITRISRLSIFVDGNNMFYAQQKNGWFFDPKRVLEYFTNEPGTRLVNAFWYTGLKDPQDQRGFRDALISLGYTVRTKILKEYYDDNSGRYSQKANLDIEIVVDMFNTVDQYDRVVLFSGDGDFERAIELLRSKNTHITVVSTEGMIARELRNATDCYIDLNSIRDSIEKVDGYKEHYGVI; from the coding sequence ATGGTAATCACCCGTATTAGTCGCCTTTCAATATTTGTAGATGGCAACAACATGTTCTATGCTCAGCAAAAAAATGGCTGGTTTTTTGATCCAAAGCGAGTTTTAGAGTACTTCACCAATGAACCGGGAACCCGCCTTGTGAATGCCTTTTGGTATACCGGACTGAAAGATCCTCAAGACCAGCGCGGATTCCGGGATGCGTTGATCAGTCTGGGCTATACGGTGCGTACCAAGATCTTGAAGGAATACTACGACGATAATTCAGGTCGCTATTCCCAAAAGGCGAACCTGGACATCGAGATTGTGGTGGATATGTTCAATACGGTGGATCAGTACGATCGGGTGGTGCTGTTCAGCGGCGATGGGGATTTTGAACGGGCGATCGAACTGCTGCGGTCGAAGAATACCCACATCACCGTGGTCTCCACCGAGGGGATGATTGCCCGTGAGCTTCGTAACGCTACCGATTGCTATATTGACCTCAACTCGATTCGTGATTCGATTGAGAAGGTGGATGGCTACAAGGAACACTACGGCGTAATTTGA
- a CDS encoding glycosyltransferase, which produces MTMHPTLSLIPPPQGALQVKALPQGAGTPLSSPDSGLQDQFLSLIVPTYNEHQNLPVLIAQLTQILSSHWGEQYEIIVVDDDSPDFTWSTAQDLIPTYPMLRVMRRQGERGLASAIIRGWQVARGDVLGVIDADLQHPPDILLGLLDEMAQGADLAVASRHVEGGGVSEWSVVRRFLSRGAQVLGLVLLPDVVSRVSDPMSGFFLVRREAIANQTLNPLGYKILIEVLGRGTIDRIAEVGYVFQERQEGESKVTWKQYWEYLQHLCRLRLSRGRVGRIRQRTALPMGRFIRFGLVGLSGVFVDMAVFYLLSDPSTLALGLTRSKIVAAEVAIVNNFLWNDRWTFGDISARQSGHSQRLKRFLKFNAVCVAGLVLNVLILNLLFNVFGINRYVANLMAIALVTVWNFWLNLKLSWRVTQVK; this is translated from the coding sequence ATGACTATGCATCCAACGCTATCGCTCATTCCTCCTCCCCAAGGAGCGCTCCAGGTGAAGGCGTTGCCCCAGGGGGCGGGCACTCCGCTCTCCTCCCCAGATTCCGGCCTACAGGATCAATTCCTGTCACTGATTGTTCCTACCTATAACGAGCATCAGAATCTCCCCGTTTTGATTGCACAGTTAACTCAAATCCTGTCGAGTCACTGGGGCGAGCAGTACGAAATTATCGTGGTAGACGATGACAGCCCCGATTTCACCTGGAGCACCGCCCAAGACCTGATTCCCACCTATCCCATGCTGCGGGTGATGCGTCGCCAGGGTGAACGGGGGCTGGCCTCGGCCATTATCCGAGGATGGCAGGTGGCTAGGGGCGATGTGCTAGGCGTGATCGATGCGGATTTGCAGCACCCTCCCGATATCTTGCTGGGACTGTTGGATGAGATGGCTCAAGGGGCAGATCTAGCGGTCGCCAGTCGCCATGTGGAGGGGGGTGGCGTGAGCGAGTGGAGCGTGGTGCGGCGATTTTTGTCGCGGGGTGCCCAGGTTTTGGGGTTGGTGCTCCTGCCAGATGTAGTGAGCCGCGTGTCTGACCCGATGAGCGGCTTTTTTCTGGTTCGACGGGAGGCGATCGCCAATCAAACCCTGAATCCGCTGGGCTACAAGATTCTGATTGAAGTGCTGGGACGGGGAACCATCGATCGCATTGCCGAAGTGGGCTACGTGTTCCAAGAGCGGCAAGAGGGTGAGAGTAAGGTGACCTGGAAACAGTATTGGGAGTACCTTCAGCACCTCTGTCGATTGCGCCTATCGCGGGGACGAGTGGGCCGGATTCGCCAACGGACGGCGTTACCGATGGGGCGCTTTATCCGCTTTGGACTGGTGGGCTTATCGGGCGTTTTTGTCGATATGGCGGTGTTTTACCTACTCAGCGACCCGTCAACTCTGGCCTTGGGGCTAACCCGCAGCAAAATCGTAGCGGCGGAAGTGGCGATCGTGAACAATTTTCTCTGGAACGATCGCTGGACGTTTGGCGATATTTCCGCTCGTCAATCGGGGCACAGTCAGCGGTTGAAACGGTTCCTCAAGTTCAACGCCGTGTGCGTGGCGGGTCTGGTGCTCAACGTGCTAATCCTCAACCTGCTCTTCAACGTATTTGGCATCAACCGTTATGTCGCCAACTTGATGGCGATCGCCCTCGTCACGGTGTGGAACTTCTGGCTCAATCTCAAGTTGAGTTGGCGGGTCACCCAAGTGAAGTAA
- a CDS encoding transposase, translating into MGQCGFWDIERRQQKLSQKRDFLDRLDALIPWEDFRPLLEQIHLKERKSNAGRKAIDVLLMFKRLILPQLYNISDEELE; encoded by the coding sequence ATGGGTCAGTGCGGATTTTGGGACATTGAGCGTCGCCAACAAAAGCTCTCTCAGAAGAGGGACTTCTTGGATCGTCTAGATGCCCTGATTCCGTGGGAGGATTTTCGTCCTCTGTTGGAACAGATCCATCTCAAAGAACGCAAAAGCAACGCTGGGCGCAAGGCTATCGATGTGTTGCTGATGTTCAAACGACTGATTTTGCCACAACTGTACAACATCAGTGATGAGGAATTGGAGTAA